One Niallia circulans DNA segment encodes these proteins:
- a CDS encoding ABC transporter ATP-binding protein has protein sequence MSRIVLKNIKKSFKKTDILNDINLTVKSGEMVAIKGKSGIGKSTLLNIIAGLEKPNAGSYTLEDIEMTGKNLNQLASIRGTKIGYISQFSPMIPKLTAFQNIYLPLSLNKKSKELEASIEKEITEICELFDINLLLDKDIKKLSGGEIQRVGIVRSVINNPKVIIADEPTGSLDDDTALTVLEFFKQMASKGKTIIIATHSQVVAEQCDTIYHLTKSGLQQE, from the coding sequence ATGTCTAGAATAGTTTTAAAGAATATTAAAAAATCTTTTAAAAAGACAGATATTCTCAATGATATTAACTTAACTGTCAAGTCTGGAGAAATGGTTGCTATAAAAGGTAAAAGTGGAATTGGAAAAAGCACATTATTAAACATCATAGCAGGCCTTGAAAAACCTAATGCAGGATCCTACACGCTTGAAGATATTGAGATGACAGGCAAAAATCTTAATCAATTGGCTTCTATACGTGGAACAAAAATCGGATATATATCACAGTTTAGTCCGATGATTCCAAAATTAACTGCATTTCAAAATATCTATCTACCTCTAAGTCTCAATAAAAAAAGTAAGGAATTAGAAGCGTCTATAGAAAAAGAAATCACAGAGATTTGCGAACTATTCGATATTAATCTTTTATTGGATAAGGATATTAAGAAATTATCTGGTGGAGAAATCCAGCGAGTAGGAATTGTTCGATCTGTAATAAACAATCCCAAAGTAATAATTGCAGATGAACCAACAGGATCCTTAGATGATGATACAGCATTAACGGTTTTAGAGTTTTTTAAACAAATGGCTTCCAAGGGTAAAACTATAATAATAGCAACCCACAGTCAGGTGGTAGCCGAGCAATGTGATACTATATATCATTTAACAAAAAGTGGACTCCAACAAGAATAA
- a CDS encoding restriction endonuclease — MAFIHYLFTKRNNEYKVSLVVNHLNSSDEIKKTLAMGLYLRFKKENDDTPKYSSIYIKQDPLQFERFVADVFEKSKGGSTWVSRASGDYGVDFEQTVNDKLYLGQVKCYQGDLSYEPIALVHSNMVKRNAQRGYVITTGSFTSAARAYAKGINVELIDGVKLVDIWLASVNHNEQEIRKIIPEFI, encoded by the coding sequence ATGGCATTTATTCATTACTTGTTTACAAAAAGAAACAATGAATACAAAGTATCTCTAGTGGTAAATCATTTAAATTCAAGTGATGAAATTAAAAAGACTTTAGCAATGGGTCTATATTTAAGATTTAAAAAGGAAAATGATGATACTCCTAAATACTCTTCTATCTACATAAAACAAGATCCGTTACAATTCGAAAGATTTGTAGCAGATGTGTTTGAAAAATCTAAAGGCGGATCAACATGGGTATCAAGGGCTTCTGGTGATTACGGTGTTGACTTTGAACAGACAGTAAATGATAAACTGTATTTAGGACAGGTTAAATGTTACCAAGGTGACTTATCCTATGAACCAATAGCTTTAGTGCATTCAAATATGGTTAAGCGAAATGCACAAAGAGGTTATGTGATTACAACTGGATCATTTACATCTGCTGCTCGTGCATATGCTAAAGGGATTAATGTGGAATTAATTGATGGGGTGAAATTAGTTGATATATGGTTAGCAAGTGTTAACCATAATGAGCAGGAGATTCGGAAAATAATACCAGAATTCATCTGA
- a CDS encoding S8 family peptidase — MIKKAIFILIILGVFVYFPVQSTTGFKIEIQDWEKKQELLNIDKKQLEGWGWKALNINEKRVVNRKIRVAIIDSGIDREHSDLKGIIKKEYNAINSAKSVVDDTGHGTSVAGIIGAINNGKGIRGVSDSNSLEIYSIKAFSNNTSKVEYLERALKWTIQNNVDIINFSAGTAKESPKLLDLINEATSKNIIIVAAAGNNISNEVDFPARLDNVISVGAVNYNLKKLSGTSYGKIDFVGPGTNIITTQPNNSYGYFGFTSAATAYVSGVIANKISSYTDKDNYTLNSILDELKNNSIDLKNKDKYGYGFIQD, encoded by the coding sequence ATGATAAAAAAGGCGATATTTATTTTAATTATATTAGGAGTCTTCGTATATTTCCCAGTCCAATCTACTACCGGGTTTAAAATAGAGATACAAGATTGGGAAAAAAAGCAAGAACTTCTCAATATAGATAAAAAACAATTAGAAGGGTGGGGGTGGAAGGCACTAAATATTAATGAAAAAAGAGTAGTGAACCGAAAAATAAGAGTTGCAATAATTGACTCAGGTATTGATCGAGAGCATTCTGATTTAAAAGGCATTATAAAAAAGGAATACAATGCTATTAATAGCGCCAAGAGTGTTGTAGATGACACAGGTCATGGGACTTCCGTAGCTGGTATTATTGGTGCAATAAATAATGGAAAAGGTATAAGAGGAGTAAGTGATTCGAATTCACTTGAAATCTATTCAATAAAGGCATTTAGTAATAATACTAGTAAAGTAGAATATTTAGAGCGTGCTCTCAAATGGACCATTCAAAATAATGTAGATATTATTAATTTTAGTGCTGGAACAGCAAAGGAATCTCCAAAATTATTAGATTTAATTAATGAAGCCACTTCAAAAAATATTATTATTGTCGCAGCTGCAGGTAATAATATTAGTAATGAAGTAGATTTTCCAGCAAGGCTGGATAATGTTATTTCTGTTGGAGCAGTTAATTATAACCTTAAGAAATTATCGGGTACATCTTATGGGAAAATTGATTTTGTTGGTCCTGGTACAAACATTATAACTACGCAGCCTAATAACAGTTACGGTTACTTCGGCTTCACTTCTGCTGCTACAGCATATGTATCCGGAGTAATTGCAAACAAGATTAGTAGTTATACTGATAAAGATAACTATACTCTTAATAGCATTCTAGATGAGTTGAAAAATAACTCTATTGATTTAAAAAATAAGGATAAATATGGATATGGTTTTATTCAAGATTAA
- a CDS encoding tyrosine-type recombinase/integrase, whose product MYLEDLNYSTFTISNYKLKIITLNTISKQDIAGFLRKHHRNASKSSRNRRLMTLRTLYKSLMKSEILSYNPAQEVDMAKQEKGRIPTYLSEEELALLFSGMPASDYYIRNKCMLMLMGLAGLRIVEIHNLNISDIIRNQEDPGIEVSGKGNKARYIPLPVPLYELLLDYERIYRPIPKPNHSNAFFLSKRGLRISRRRIQEVTENAFDFLRQQPGYQYLEQKKLTAHKLRHTFGTGMVRDGTDLVTIQQLMGHTNLNTTQIYTHVSNEQKQKAMRNKDVSRFFSDYNHP is encoded by the coding sequence GTGTACCTGGAGGACTTGAATTACTCTACCTTTACGATTAGTAACTATAAATTGAAAATCATTACATTGAACACTATCAGCAAACAAGATATTGCGGGATTTTTACGTAAGCATCATCGAAACGCTTCGAAGTCAAGCAGGAATCGACGACTCATGACTCTACGAACTTTATATAAATCTTTAATGAAATCAGAAATCCTTTCTTATAACCCTGCACAAGAAGTAGATATGGCAAAACAGGAAAAAGGACGAATTCCCACTTATCTTAGTGAAGAAGAATTGGCATTACTTTTTTCAGGTATGCCAGCTAGCGACTACTATATACGTAATAAATGTATGCTGATGTTGATGGGACTTGCTGGATTGCGTATCGTAGAAATACATAATCTTAACATCTCAGATATTATTAGAAATCAAGAAGATCCAGGCATAGAAGTATCAGGAAAAGGAAATAAAGCAAGATACATTCCCCTTCCTGTTCCTTTATATGAATTGTTATTGGATTATGAACGAATATACCGTCCTATACCTAAACCTAATCATTCCAATGCGTTTTTCCTATCCAAAAGAGGGTTGAGAATTTCCAGAAGAAGAATACAAGAAGTAACAGAGAATGCTTTTGACTTTTTAAGGCAGCAACCTGGATATCAATACTTAGAGCAAAAAAAACTAACAGCTCATAAATTACGCCATACCTTCGGAACAGGTATGGTTCGGGATGGAACGGATTTAGTAACTATACAACAGCTGATGGGGCATACAAATTTAAATACTACACAAATTTATACCCATGTTAGCAATGAACAGAAGCAAAAAGCTATGAGAAATAAGGATGTCTCAAGATTTTTTAGTGATTATAATCACCCGTAA
- a CDS encoding IS3 family transposase (programmed frameshift): MERKPAGKKYNDDFKKTIVDLYHSGSPVKELSSEYGVSKVTIYKWVKDFTPIGSEKEALTPKELGEIQKENLRLKQEVEILKKGYGHIREKVTEAELIDFIEEHKDQYPVQKMCEVLAMPRSSYYGSLEKTTSKRELENQELTQEIQRIHLESKARYGAPKVHKTLSNHGVCLSLKRVQRLMRKAGIRSITRKKYRPFPSKEKVVQLGNLLKRDFSTCTFNEKWVADITYIPTVKDGWCYLASVLDLHSKKIVGYSFSRFMTSELVIEALQNACFSQKPRKGLILHTDLGSQYTSSEFTQHVQKYGIRQSFSQKGCPYDNACIESFHAILKKEEVYHTQYTDYRAAKLAMFQFIEGWYNRNRIHSSIGYQTPQAMEDQIRRTA, from the exons TTGGAACGTAAACCTGCAGGCAAAAAATATAACGATGATTTTAAGAAAACGATTGTGGATTTGTATCATTCCGGCAGCCCGGTTAAAGAATTAAGCAGCGAATATGGCGTATCAAAAGTAACAATTTATAAATGGGTGAAAGACTTTACCCCTATTGGTTCAGAAAAAGAGGCGCTGACACCAAAAGAGTTAGGTGAGATTCAGAAAGAAAACCTTCGGTTAAAACAGGAGGTGGAAATCCTAAAAAAGG GCTATGGCCATATTCGCGAAAAAGTAACCGAAGCAGAGCTCATCGATTTTATCGAGGAACACAAGGATCAATATCCCGTCCAGAAAATGTGCGAAGTACTGGCCATGCCAAGAAGTAGCTACTATGGCTCCCTTGAAAAAACGACGTCAAAACGTGAACTGGAAAACCAGGAACTCACGCAGGAAATCCAACGGATTCACCTGGAAAGTAAGGCGCGTTATGGCGCACCGAAAGTCCATAAGACCCTATCGAACCACGGAGTTTGTTTAAGCCTGAAGCGTGTCCAGCGCTTAATGAGAAAGGCAGGCATCCGTTCGATTACCAGGAAAAAATACCGTCCTTTCCCCTCAAAAGAAAAGGTTGTGCAGCTGGGTAATCTTTTAAAAAGAGACTTCTCTACCTGCACGTTCAATGAGAAATGGGTGGCGGATATTACGTATATTCCTACGGTAAAAGACGGTTGGTGCTATCTGGCCTCAGTATTGGATCTGCATTCGAAAAAAATTGTTGGCTATTCTTTTTCTCGTTTTATGACTTCGGAATTAGTGATCGAAGCACTTCAAAACGCCTGTTTTTCTCAAAAGCCCCGAAAGGGCTTAATTCTTCATACCGATCTTGGCTCACAATATACCAGCAGTGAGTTTACTCAGCATGTCCAAAAATACGGAATCAGGCAGTCTTTCAGTCAGAAAGGCTGTCCTTATGACAATGCCTGTATAGAGTCATTTCACGCCATATTAAAGAAAGAAGAAGTCTATCATACCCAGTACACAGACTACCGGGCAGCGAAGCTGGCCATGTTTCAGTTTATAGAGGGCTGGTACAACAGAAACAGAATTCACAGCAGCATCGGCTATCAAACACCTCAAGCTATGGAGGATCAGATTAGAAGAACCGCTTAA
- a CDS encoding PadR family transcriptional regulator has product MKHTGRHTGAFLLLFLTEGDNYGGKLLQKCEEELPINPIDSAILYRTLKKLQVEGAVESYLDVSDGDKPIRMYKITNVGKKRLEEFQIDIEEKIKNLSFFLERYKTWKD; this is encoded by the coding sequence ATGAAACATACTGGGAGACATACAGGTGCATTTCTATTGCTGTTTTTAACAGAGGGTGATAACTATGGAGGAAAACTCCTACAAAAATGCGAGGAAGAACTTCCCATCAATCCAATTGATAGTGCGATATTATATCGCACATTAAAAAAATTACAGGTGGAAGGTGCTGTGGAGTCTTATCTTGATGTATCTGATGGAGATAAACCAATTAGGATGTACAAAATCACTAATGTAGGGAAAAAGAGATTAGAAGAATTCCAAATAGATATTGAAGAAAAAATAAAAAATTTATCGTTTTTCCTAGAAAGATATAAAACATGGAAAGATTAA
- a CDS encoding permease — protein sequence MTKLKEYRFFFILLLCLLITAFINHSIALKTVQITGKSILDMLILLPPIFILVGLLDQWVKKESLIRYMGEKSGIYGVFFTLLLATVAAGPLYIAFPIAVVLLKKGASVRYIVFFLGAWSTVKLPVIVYEITSFGSKFTLIHICFGLLFYYLTGILFEKFYNRQTLIMHDLKKKV from the coding sequence ATGACAAAGCTAAAAGAATATCGTTTCTTTTTCATCTTATTATTATGCCTTCTTATAACTGCGTTTATTAATCACTCTATAGCTTTGAAAACCGTTCAGATAACTGGTAAGAGTATTTTAGATATGTTAATCCTCCTTCCTCCTATATTCATTTTAGTGGGATTATTAGATCAATGGGTAAAAAAAGAATCACTTATTCGGTATATGGGAGAAAAATCAGGTATATATGGCGTCTTCTTCACTTTATTATTAGCAACGGTGGCTGCAGGCCCTCTTTATATTGCCTTTCCAATTGCAGTAGTATTATTAAAAAAAGGAGCAAGTGTCCGCTATATAGTGTTTTTCTTAGGGGCTTGGTCAACAGTTAAATTACCAGTTATAGTCTATGAAATCACTTCATTTGGCTCAAAATTCACACTTATTCACATTTGTTTTGGCCTCTTGTTTTACTATTTAACAGGAATTCTATTTGAAAAGTTTTATAACCGACAAACTTTGATAATGCATGATCTAAAAAAGAAAGTCTAG
- a CDS encoding SMI1/KNR4 family protein, with protein MEDFKILKSRWEQILQKLENNNGQVHPIVIGKTATINEIEAKEKELGYHLPSSYKYILHNLGKSLSFYYSFSEDTMIPREFTEIFSGEINWNIETLHNLNMLANELIEDGEDYGRLLRGKLEFSQAGNGDIYAFDMTAESDEKPVIYWDHEEDTFTYIADSFIDYLFRITELGCIGSEKWQLEYFLSDTGLNTTSLAAVKWKQWFESFSETTLDDVKDNMEQLIAYVVYRKKLDEESIDCLQRFNKNELFDFLIEELHKQEAFNDQKIICEIIGRVLGIYAETWVRSLWEIKQFNIDTRLRSYLTSMCLGKDKGLSLVFNFLEQESNKKITGYDALSHLGDFHSRDVILWMENHVKFPVTEGWDELFVRSNFSWDDLERWTSLEEKHEVTVIHALEMYIHEKVAKDKYTHIISDLPTKSKFTDFLVQFHDKQLIKKRRISIEKVIQNIKIFY; from the coding sequence ATGGAGGATTTTAAAATCCTAAAATCAAGATGGGAGCAGATACTTCAAAAATTAGAGAACAATAACGGCCAAGTCCACCCAATCGTAATTGGAAAGACAGCAACAATAAATGAGATAGAAGCTAAAGAAAAGGAGTTAGGTTATCATTTACCTTCTTCGTATAAATATATATTACATAATTTAGGTAAATCATTATCGTTTTATTACTCATTTTCTGAGGATACAATGATTCCTAGAGAATTTACGGAAATATTCTCAGGAGAAATAAATTGGAATATTGAAACCCTTCATAATTTAAATATGTTAGCTAACGAACTTATAGAAGATGGAGAAGATTATGGAAGGTTGCTGAGAGGGAAATTAGAGTTTTCTCAAGCTGGAAATGGAGATATTTATGCGTTTGATATGACTGCTGAGAGTGATGAGAAACCAGTTATTTATTGGGATCACGAAGAAGATACATTTACTTATATTGCGGATTCGTTTATCGATTATTTATTTAGGATTACTGAACTAGGGTGTATTGGTAGTGAAAAATGGCAGCTTGAATATTTTCTAAGTGATACAGGGTTGAATACTACAAGTCTAGCAGCAGTTAAGTGGAAGCAATGGTTTGAGTCATTTTCAGAGACAACCCTAGATGATGTGAAAGATAACATGGAACAGTTAATTGCTTATGTTGTTTATCGAAAGAAATTAGATGAAGAATCAATCGACTGTCTCCAGAGATTTAATAAAAATGAGTTATTTGATTTCCTTATAGAAGAATTACATAAACAAGAGGCATTTAATGACCAAAAGATAATATGTGAGATTATTGGAAGAGTTTTAGGGATTTACGCAGAGACCTGGGTTAGAAGCTTATGGGAAATTAAACAATTTAATATCGATACTAGATTACGTTCTTATCTAACCTCAATGTGTTTAGGTAAGGATAAGGGACTATCTCTGGTATTTAATTTTCTTGAACAAGAATCTAATAAAAAGATAACTGGGTATGATGCACTTTCCCATCTTGGTGATTTTCATTCGAGGGATGTTATTTTGTGGATGGAGAATCATGTGAAATTTCCTGTAACAGAAGGCTGGGATGAGCTCTTCGTAAGGTCAAACTTTTCATGGGATGACTTAGAAAGGTGGACCTCTTTAGAAGAAAAGCATGAAGTAACTGTAATTCACGCATTAGAAATGTATATCCATGAGAAGGTCGCAAAAGATAAATACACTCATATTATTTCAGATCTTCCAACAAAGTCGAAATTTACTGATTTTCTTGTTCAATTCCATGATAAGCAATTGATAAAAAAGAGGAGAATATCCATAGAGAAGGTCATACAAAACATAAAAATATTTTATTAG
- a CDS encoding DUF6688 domain-containing protein, with protein sequence MILLILISVPIYSLILMVRSFKRKTKHDAKAGTVKMKTRDSLLSIGIYCLFLLGFYLNSSAVDAGEPLRIYEFTGAKSNGYASFANEYIVAVIVLITLGMLSFFLASISYKSISPIVYVICSTLIIANIILAVVYLTHTGFSHDGEEYSVLLLQISFQSLIFLFISRLKDFLDYFLDRQNEKETEYNNKFILFLYRISNNDQKMSKLWVICLFPVLIIFQLVLVLFGQRPDSFIRVFLETSSFIYSKIPAPKPELVEGDGHYLCTVTVKGHKKLVKTIRAGVRRGIRISVNRQLLIANALENILEQYVPTIHKVIRNFYDRYGYPISRHINSKWSADIIYLLMKPLEWFFLFGLYTIDKKPENRIHIQYSELRK encoded by the coding sequence GTGATACTTTTAATTTTAATTTCAGTTCCAATATATTCCTTAATATTAATGGTTCGGAGTTTTAAAAGGAAGACTAAGCATGATGCTAAGGCTGGAACAGTCAAAATGAAAACAAGGGATTCCTTACTTTCTATAGGTATTTATTGTTTATTTTTGCTTGGCTTTTATTTAAATAGTAGTGCCGTGGATGCTGGTGAGCCATTGCGTATCTATGAATTTACTGGTGCCAAGTCAAATGGATATGCTTCGTTTGCCAATGAATATATAGTAGCAGTGATTGTCTTAATAACATTAGGAATGCTTTCCTTTTTTCTCGCAAGTATTAGCTATAAGTCTATTTCGCCTATTGTGTATGTGATATGTAGTACATTAATTATAGCTAATATCATATTGGCAGTTGTCTATCTTACTCATACAGGCTTCTCACATGATGGTGAAGAATACTCGGTCCTCCTTCTGCAAATTAGCTTTCAATCACTAATTTTTTTATTTATCTCAAGATTGAAAGATTTTCTGGATTATTTTCTTGATAGACAAAATGAAAAAGAGACTGAGTACAACAATAAATTTATTCTATTTCTCTACAGAATATCTAATAACGATCAAAAGATGTCAAAACTATGGGTAATATGTTTATTTCCAGTTTTAATCATCTTCCAGCTGGTTTTGGTCCTGTTTGGACAACGTCCAGATAGCTTTATTCGTGTGTTCCTTGAAACGAGCTCTTTCATTTATTCGAAAATCCCTGCGCCAAAACCAGAGCTAGTAGAGGGTGACGGGCATTATTTATGTACGGTCACTGTGAAAGGGCATAAAAAATTGGTCAAAACAATCAGAGCTGGTGTAAGAAGAGGAATAAGAATCTCTGTGAACCGCCAGTTGCTTATTGCTAATGCGTTAGAGAACATTCTAGAACAATATGTGCCAACCATCCATAAAGTCATCCGTAACTTTTACGATAGATATGGCTATCCAATAAGTAGGCATATCAATTCAAAATGGTCCGCAGACATCATTTATCTTTTAATGAAGCCTTTAGAATGGTTCTTCCTTTTTGGGCTGTATACGATAGACAAAAAACCCGAAAACAGAATTCATATACAATATAGTGAGTTGAGAAAGTGA
- a CDS encoding transglutaminase-like domain-containing protein, translating into MILICESEKLEDYLLESTEVNYSNPIIKKKADELFNPSQTEMEKARMAFEFVRDEISHSWDIQSKRVTCNASEVMEYKEGICYAKSHLLAALLRSQGIPTGFSYQRLMLFDTSEKGYCIHALNSIYLKSIHKWVRVDARGNKAGIDAQFSIEEEMLAFTINEELAEKDYPVIYAKPHPKIVAVLKVNTNALEMYKLHLPESL; encoded by the coding sequence ATGATTTTGATCTGTGAGTCGGAAAAACTAGAAGACTATTTACTCGAATCAACCGAAGTTAATTATTCTAATCCGATTATAAAAAAGAAAGCAGATGAACTTTTTAATCCATCTCAAACGGAAATGGAAAAGGCAAGAATGGCTTTCGAATTTGTTCGTGATGAAATTTCTCATTCTTGGGATATTCAATCAAAGCGAGTTACTTGTAATGCTTCGGAAGTAATGGAGTATAAAGAGGGTATCTGCTATGCAAAATCACACCTTTTAGCGGCATTATTAAGATCACAGGGAATACCAACAGGCTTTTCTTATCAAAGGTTAATGCTATTTGATACGTCAGAAAAAGGATATTGTATTCACGCTTTAAATTCTATCTACCTGAAATCCATTCATAAATGGGTTAGGGTTGATGCGCGTGGAAATAAAGCGGGAATTGATGCCCAATTTTCAATTGAAGAAGAAATGTTAGCTTTTACAATTAATGAAGAACTTGCTGAGAAGGATTATCCAGTTATTTATGCTAAGCCACATCCTAAAATTGTTGCTGTTCTAAAAGTAAATACAAATGCATTAGAAATGTATAAACTTCACTTGCCAGAGAGTTTATAG